One genomic segment of Micromonospora sp. WMMC415 includes these proteins:
- a CDS encoding nitroreductase/quinone reductase family protein codes for MPNDFNQQIIDEFRTNAGRVRGPFEGARLILLTTTGARSGAPHTTPVGYLPDGGERILVIASAGGADRHPDWFHNLVADPTVTVEDGVFTYPARAEVLTGVDRDQVFARAVEADPGWAAYQAKTERVIPVVALHPQDAGPPAAASWGAALRLIHDAFRRELALIRDEVERSGATLGAQLRVNCLTLCGGLHAHHTHEDAGMFVGIGAQRPDLADVLDRLRTEHRRVAELVGELQQAVTTTVTDRDEVRERVARLVAEVEAHLAYEEEQLIPVLDTA; via the coding sequence ATGCCCAACGACTTCAACCAGCAGATCATCGACGAGTTCCGGACCAACGCCGGCCGGGTGCGCGGGCCCTTCGAGGGCGCCCGCCTGATCCTGCTCACCACCACCGGGGCGCGGTCCGGCGCCCCGCACACGACCCCGGTCGGCTACCTGCCCGACGGCGGGGAGCGCATCCTCGTGATCGCCTCCGCCGGCGGCGCCGACCGCCATCCCGACTGGTTCCACAACCTGGTCGCCGACCCGACGGTCACCGTCGAGGACGGCGTCTTCACCTATCCTGCCCGGGCCGAGGTGCTCACCGGCGTCGACCGGGACCAGGTCTTCGCCCGCGCGGTGGAGGCCGATCCGGGCTGGGCCGCGTACCAGGCGAAGACCGAGCGGGTCATCCCGGTGGTGGCCCTCCACCCGCAGGACGCCGGTCCGCCGGCAGCGGCGTCCTGGGGCGCGGCGCTGCGGCTCATCCACGACGCGTTCCGGCGCGAACTGGCGCTGATCCGCGACGAGGTCGAACGGTCCGGCGCGACGCTCGGTGCGCAGCTACGGGTGAACTGCCTGACCCTCTGCGGGGGCCTGCACGCCCACCACACGCACGAGGATGCCGGCATGTTCGTCGGCATCGGCGCGCAGCGCCCCGACTTGGCCGACGTGCTCGACCGGCTCCGCACCGAGCACCGGCGGGTGGCCGAGCTGGTGGGCGAACTCCAGCAGGCGGTCACCACCACGGTCACCGACCGCGACGAGGTCCGCGAGCGGGTCGCGCGCCTCGTGGCCGAAGTGGAGGCCCATCTGGCGTACGAGGAGGAGCAGCTCATCCCCGTCCTCGACACCGCTTGA
- a CDS encoding DinB family protein, which translates to MIVTTGTDVTRAVAEMTALLGPHTDRDWSVRAGDLEWSCWTTAAHVAHDLMAYAGQVAGRPHSSYLPYDLLVSPAAGPAEVLAVVTACGALLRAAVETAGPQVRAWHWGPCDPEGFAAMGVAETVLHTYDLTRGLGVPWMPPEDLSRAVLHRLFPDAPDGPAPQVLLWCTGRGELPGRPRRTSWTWRAAVQ; encoded by the coding sequence GTGATCGTGACAACCGGCACCGACGTCACCCGCGCCGTGGCGGAGATGACCGCCCTGCTCGGCCCGCACACCGACAGGGACTGGTCGGTTCGCGCCGGTGACCTCGAGTGGAGCTGCTGGACGACCGCCGCTCACGTGGCGCACGACCTGATGGCGTACGCCGGTCAGGTCGCCGGCCGCCCGCACTCCAGCTACCTGCCGTACGACCTGCTGGTCTCCCCCGCCGCCGGCCCGGCCGAGGTCCTGGCGGTGGTGACGGCCTGCGGGGCGCTGCTGCGCGCCGCCGTGGAGACGGCCGGGCCGCAGGTGCGGGCCTGGCACTGGGGGCCGTGCGACCCGGAGGGCTTCGCGGCGATGGGAGTGGCCGAGACCGTCCTGCACACCTACGACCTCACGCGCGGGCTCGGGGTGCCGTGGATGCCACCGGAGGACCTGAGCAGGGCCGTGCTGCACCGCCTCTTCCCGGACGCCCCGGACGGGCCGGCGCCGCAGGTGCTGCTGTGGTGCACCGGGCGAGGTGAGCTGCCGGGACGGCCCCGGCGCACGTCGTGGACCTGGCGCGCGGCCGTGCAGTGA
- a CDS encoding cupin domain-containing protein, producing MQIIKGAGEWAEPAEAAANDWVEHLRVPDLSVGTYRIPAGGVDDQSPHTEDEIYLVTAGRARIVTPDGEAHVGPGAVIFVPAGEEHRFVDVTEDLTLLVVFGPAYGSRADRRS from the coding sequence ATGCAGATCATCAAAGGTGCCGGTGAGTGGGCGGAGCCGGCAGAGGCGGCCGCCAACGACTGGGTCGAGCACCTGCGGGTGCCGGACCTGTCCGTCGGTACGTACCGCATCCCGGCCGGCGGTGTCGACGACCAGAGCCCGCACACCGAGGACGAGATCTACCTGGTGACCGCGGGGCGGGCCCGGATCGTGACGCCGGACGGCGAGGCGCACGTCGGTCCCGGCGCGGTGATCTTCGTCCCGGCCGGCGAGGAACACCGCTTCGTGGACGTCACCGAGGACCTCACGCTCCTGGTCGTGTTCGGCCCGGCCTACGGCTCCCGCGCGGACCGCCGGAGCTGA
- a CDS encoding N-acetyltransferase family protein, with protein MHFHAHPRVPPGRPGTPDQPDHRDVPAVLRGLLPSPGGRGDLRQPARCLAGRLPNATRRAARPEEHRHVAVAEIDGTIAGYVAWSVDPARRNGTVTILAVSAAYRRHHLGTALCEHAFDELRALGAEVVEIGTGSDPFHAPARALYERLGCTELPIAVYYRQL; from the coding sequence GTGCACTTCCATGCGCATCCGCGCGTTCCGCCAGGACGACCTGGCACCCCTGACCAACCTGACCATCGAGACGTTCCGGCCGTTCTACGAGGACTACTTCCGTCCCCTGGTGGGCGAGGTGATCTTCGCCAACCAGCACGGTGCCTGGCGGGACGACTACCGAACGCAACTCGCCGGGCTGCACGCCCCGAGGAACACCGGCACGTCGCGGTCGCCGAGATCGACGGAACCATCGCCGGGTACGTGGCCTGGAGCGTCGATCCGGCCCGGCGCAACGGGACCGTCACGATCCTCGCCGTGTCGGCCGCGTACCGCCGGCACCACCTGGGCACGGCGCTCTGCGAACACGCCTTCGACGAGCTGCGGGCCCTGGGTGCCGAGGTGGTCGAGATCGGCACCGGCAGCGACCCGTTCCACGCGCCGGCGCGGGCTCTGTACGAGCGGCTCGGCTGCACGGAGCTTCCGATCGCGGTCTACTACCGGCAGTTGTGA
- a CDS encoding DUF1992 domain-containing protein, with amino-acid sequence MEARWEATVEAQIRAAQERGEFDNLPGAGRPIPGRDQPYDESWWIKSFLEREALPTDLLLPTPLQLRRRIERVPDEVRDLPTEEAVRGYVGALNAQIVAWLRTPTGPQVVVRPVNVDEVVRRWRAERQQAAIRPAPPTVATARARPTRRWWRLPWRRRAAA; translated from the coding sequence GTGGAGGCACGGTGGGAGGCGACGGTCGAGGCGCAGATCCGCGCCGCTCAGGAGCGGGGCGAGTTCGACAACCTGCCCGGCGCCGGCAGGCCCATTCCCGGCCGCGACCAGCCGTACGACGAGTCGTGGTGGATCAAGAGCTTCCTGGAGCGGGAGGCGCTGCCCACCGACCTGCTGCTGCCGACGCCGCTGCAACTGCGCCGCCGGATCGAGCGGGTGCCCGACGAGGTGCGGGACCTGCCCACGGAGGAGGCGGTCCGCGGGTACGTCGGCGCGCTCAATGCGCAGATCGTCGCCTGGCTGCGCACACCCACCGGCCCGCAGGTCGTCGTGCGGCCGGTCAACGTCGACGAGGTGGTCCGCCGCTGGCGCGCGGAGCGGCAGCAGGCCGCCATCCGTCCGGCGCCGCCGACGGTGGCCACGGCCCGGGCGCGGCCGACCCGACGGTGGTGGCGCCTGCCGTGGCGCCGCCGTGCGGCGGCCTAG
- a CDS encoding multicopper oxidase family protein gives MDRRRLITLGGLAAGGAVLLPGCGGRTTSGRATHTAHHHHGAGGGGAGRAAAVDPFTVPMPVPPVLRPTAVLGGMEVYDVAVRHTTTEIVPGLTTPVLGYNGRFVGPTIRARRGRPAVVRVRNEMHHATNVHLHGGVVPASSDGHPSDAITPGGWRAYHYPNRQRGATLWYHDHSHHMEAEHVYRGLHGFYLIDDDAERDLRLPSGRYDIPIMLRDALVGDDGTLVFDPARWADRRTILVNGKPQPVLRVAARRYRLRLLNASAHRIFRLALAGADLVQIASDGGLLPAPVPRSELSLTPAERAEIVVDFRQQPVGTRLVLEDTSGPVLAFDVAAEADDDSRLPDRLRALPPLGTATTVRDVTLSFNPGSTTFTINGQVFDAARVDARIPLGSTEIWRVTNADTAFGITHNLHLHLVQFRVLDRDGVPPGPGEAGLKDTVAVPPGSTVRVQATFTGFTGRYVYHCHFLEHAQAGMMAQFEVV, from the coding sequence GTGGACAGACGACGCCTCATCACCCTCGGTGGTCTGGCCGCCGGGGGTGCGGTCCTGCTGCCGGGCTGCGGTGGCCGGACGACGTCCGGGCGCGCCACGCACACCGCGCACCACCACCACGGCGCCGGTGGCGGCGGAGCCGGTCGGGCGGCGGCGGTCGACCCGTTCACCGTCCCGATGCCGGTGCCGCCGGTGCTGCGCCCGACCGCCGTCCTAGGCGGAATGGAGGTCTACGACGTGGCCGTGCGGCACACCACGACGGAGATCGTGCCGGGGCTGACCACCCCGGTTCTCGGCTACAACGGGCGGTTCGTCGGCCCCACCATCCGCGCGAGGCGTGGACGGCCGGCGGTGGTGCGCGTACGCAACGAGATGCACCACGCGACGAACGTGCACCTGCACGGTGGTGTCGTGCCCGCGTCCAGCGACGGACACCCGTCGGACGCGATCACGCCGGGTGGTTGGCGCGCCTACCACTACCCGAACCGCCAGCGTGGGGCGACGCTGTGGTACCACGACCACAGCCACCACATGGAGGCCGAGCACGTCTACCGTGGTCTGCACGGGTTCTACCTGATCGACGACGACGCCGAGCGGGACCTGCGGCTGCCCTCCGGCCGGTACGACATCCCGATCATGCTGCGTGACGCGCTGGTGGGCGACGACGGCACACTGGTGTTCGACCCGGCGCGGTGGGCCGACCGGCGGACGATCCTGGTCAACGGCAAGCCCCAGCCGGTGCTGCGGGTGGCCGCCCGCCGCTACCGGCTGCGGCTGCTCAACGCCTCCGCGCACCGGATCTTCCGCCTGGCCCTGGCCGGCGCGGACCTGGTGCAGATCGCCAGCGACGGCGGGTTGCTGCCGGCGCCGGTGCCGCGGTCCGAGCTGTCCCTGACCCCGGCGGAACGCGCCGAGATCGTCGTGGACTTCCGGCAGCAGCCGGTCGGCACCCGGCTGGTGCTGGAGGACACGTCCGGTCCGGTGCTCGCCTTCGACGTGGCCGCCGAGGCGGACGACGACAGCCGGCTGCCGGACCGGCTGCGCGCGCTGCCGCCACTGGGCACGGCGACCACGGTCCGTGACGTGACCCTCAGCTTCAACCCGGGCTCGACCACGTTCACGATCAACGGCCAGGTGTTCGACGCGGCCCGCGTCGACGCCCGGATCCCCCTCGGCAGCACCGAGATCTGGCGGGTCACCAACGCCGACACGGCCTTCGGCATCACCCACAACCTGCACCTGCACCTGGTGCAGTTCCGGGTGCTCGACCGCGACGGTGTGCCGCCCGGGCCCGGCGAGGCCGGGCTGAAGGACACGGTGGCGGTGCCGCCCGGGTCGACCGTCCGCGTGCAGGCGACCTTCACGGGGTTCACCGGCCGCTACGTCTACCACTGCCACTTCCTGGAGCACGCCCAGGCCGGCATGATGGCGCAGTTCGAAGTGGTGTGA
- a CDS encoding pyridoxamine 5'-phosphate oxidase family protein — translation MGKTYERIDGRLRTFIEDQPMFFTATAPLAADGTVNLSPKGLRGSWAVLDERTVAYLDFAGSNAETVAHLRENGRITLMWCAFTGPPNIVRVHGRGEPVFRDDPRWRDLIGHFPDIDTTLHGLRAIIVVRAELIRDTCGYAVPFMTYDADRDLHARRFAREDDASLDAYFTGKEHVATSIDGLPGLPLPLPPTPTR, via the coding sequence ATGGGAAAGACGTACGAGCGCATCGACGGTCGGCTGCGGACGTTCATCGAGGACCAGCCGATGTTCTTCACGGCGACCGCGCCGCTGGCCGCCGACGGCACGGTGAACCTGTCCCCGAAGGGGCTGCGCGGCTCGTGGGCCGTCCTGGACGAGCGCACGGTGGCGTACCTGGACTTCGCCGGCAGCAACGCCGAGACCGTCGCCCACCTGCGGGAGAACGGCCGGATCACGCTGATGTGGTGCGCGTTCACCGGCCCGCCGAACATCGTGCGGGTGCACGGGCGGGGCGAGCCGGTGTTCCGCGACGACCCGCGGTGGCGGGACCTGATCGGCCACTTCCCCGACATCGACACCACGCTGCACGGGCTGCGGGCGATCATCGTGGTGCGGGCGGAACTGATCCGGGACACGTGCGGATACGCGGTGCCGTTCATGACGTACGACGCCGACCGGGATCTGCATGCGCGGCGGTTCGCCCGGGAGGACGACGCCTCACTGGACGCCTACTTCACCGGCAAGGAGCACGTGGCGACCAGCATCGACGGGCTGCCGGGGTTGCCGCTGCCGCTGCCGCCCACCCCGACCCGCTGA